From a single Planctomycetota bacterium genomic region:
- a CDS encoding histidine triad nucleotide-binding protein has translation MAAKTIFQRIIDREIPAEIVYEDDRCVALRDLHPQAPTHVLVIPKKLIVNVAALEPDDAALVGHLFLVIKKLAEELQLGDGYRVVANVGPNGGQSVDHLHFHVLGGRALGWPPG, from the coding sequence CGATCGCGAGATTCCAGCCGAGATCGTCTATGAAGACGACCGCTGCGTGGCGCTGCGCGACCTTCACCCGCAGGCCCCGACCCACGTGCTGGTGATCCCCAAGAAGCTGATCGTCAACGTGGCGGCGCTCGAACCGGACGACGCGGCCCTCGTCGGCCACTTGTTCCTGGTAATTAAAAAGCTGGCCGAGGAACTTCAACTCGGCGACGGCTATCGCGTGGTGGCGAACGTCGGACCAAACGGCGGCCAGTCGGTCGATCACTTGCACTTTCACGTACTCGGCGGCCGCGCATTGGGCTGGCCGCCGGGGTAA
- a CDS encoding FAD:protein FMN transferase, which translates to MTSDSLLVHRARPAMGTLFEIWLRGDDEEHLTSVAEAALDEVARLEQLLSRFDARSEISRVNRTAAQEPVQIDRELFALLEVCQQAWQASDGAFEITAGSSAGVMMTDVALDAGAQTVRFARDGVRLDLGAVGKGYALDWAAAVLDQFGVFNALIHGGTSSVLARGTGTGGAAWLVDIRWPPGQADAPRVTELALRDMCLSTSAAFGDDTAISDVIDPRTGRPLDRQAACVVVAPSATEAEIWSTALLCMGKAATADYTEAELPAGVFAGWIEPDNGDATAKLTWLKPLS; encoded by the coding sequence ATGACCAGCGATTCGCTTCTTGTTCATCGCGCGCGTCCCGCCATGGGGACGCTATTCGAGATTTGGCTCCGCGGCGACGACGAGGAGCATCTGACGTCCGTCGCCGAAGCGGCTCTCGACGAGGTCGCCCGGCTTGAACAATTGCTGTCGCGGTTCGACGCCCGCAGCGAAATCTCGCGCGTGAATCGCACCGCTGCCCAAGAGCCGGTGCAGATCGACCGTGAACTGTTCGCGCTGCTGGAAGTTTGTCAGCAGGCGTGGCAGGCCAGCGATGGCGCCTTTGAAATTACCGCCGGCTCGTCGGCTGGTGTGATGATGACCGACGTGGCGCTCGACGCCGGCGCGCAGACCGTTCGCTTCGCGCGCGACGGCGTGCGGTTGGACTTGGGAGCCGTCGGCAAGGGCTACGCGCTCGACTGGGCGGCCGCGGTGCTGGACCAGTTTGGCGTTTTTAACGCGCTGATCCACGGTGGCACTAGCTCGGTGTTGGCTCGAGGGACAGGAACCGGCGGCGCGGCCTGGCTGGTCGACATTCGCTGGCCCCCCGGCCAGGCTGACGCACCCCGCGTGACGGAACTTGCCTTGCGTGACATGTGCCTGTCGACGTCAGCGGCTTTTGGCGACGACACGGCGATCTCTGATGTCATCGACCCGCGCACCGGCCGGCCGCTCGATCGACAAGCCGCTTGCGTCGTCGTCGCCCCCAGTGCGACCGAAGCCGAGATTTGGAGCACGGCGCTGCTTTGCATGGGCAAGGCCGCCACGGCCGATTACACTGAAGCAGAGCTGCCGGCCGGTGTGTTTGCCGGCTGGATCGAACCCGACAACGGTGACGCCACGGCCAAGCTCACCTGGTTGAAGCCGCTGTCGTAA